In one Parageobacillus genomosp. 1 genomic region, the following are encoded:
- a CDS encoding oligosaccharide flippase family protein, which translates to MGIFRNIKENNVIKSIISFGLATLLSAILTFVVGVITRNILGPEQYGYWLTVSILFTLAPLFQLGALNAMNREVPFYMARNDDYKVKEIRDLTLSFIFTLPSLLIIILIVLSIFLFFTNINYEYKIGLLLASFCSFLIYLSSYVEMYYKSQQNFKMASKAVTIKIVSQSLLTLFFVYFLGYEGLYIGMILGLIIQIITERRTFRKFKFIYDVAKYKSLIKIGFPILMVGIIWSLLTASDRLIIAIFMSPKDLGNYGVGMLVFSSMMLLPQVVSQVLYPKIVELVSKEKYLEIKKIFWRVNGALAIFIGLMVIAGFFIFPLFIKYVMPEYEGGIKAGQILILGIYPFTMVSVAANYFNSTNNQKIYIGILIAVIIINFILSILFLFIKYDITSVATATSVSYVIYFLLMNGKFLKIIKEYK; encoded by the coding sequence GTGGGAATATTTAGAAATATCAAAGAAAATAATGTTATAAAAAGCATTATTTCATTCGGTTTAGCTACACTATTATCAGCAATTTTAACATTTGTAGTTGGTGTAATCACGAGAAATATTTTAGGTCCTGAACAGTATGGATATTGGCTTACAGTTTCCATACTGTTTACTTTGGCTCCTTTATTTCAATTAGGAGCGCTTAATGCTATGAATAGGGAAGTACCTTTTTACATGGCTAGAAATGATGATTATAAAGTGAAGGAGATTAGAGACTTAACTTTATCGTTTATATTCACCTTACCTTCACTATTAATAATAATATTAATAGTTTTAAGTATCTTTTTGTTTTTCACAAATATTAATTATGAATATAAAATTGGTCTCTTATTAGCATCCTTTTGCTCTTTTTTAATATATTTGTCGAGCTATGTAGAGATGTACTATAAATCTCAACAAAATTTTAAGATGGCGTCAAAAGCGGTTACAATTAAAATTGTGTCGCAATCACTTTTAACATTATTTTTTGTCTATTTTTTGGGATATGAAGGTTTGTATATAGGGATGATTTTAGGTCTCATAATCCAAATAATCACAGAAAGGAGAACTTTCAGGAAATTTAAATTTATTTATGATGTTGCAAAATATAAAAGCTTAATAAAGATTGGATTCCCTATATTAATGGTAGGCATTATATGGAGTCTTTTAACTGCAAGTGATAGGCTTATCATTGCTATTTTCATGTCACCTAAAGATTTGGGGAATTATGGTGTAGGTATGTTGGTATTTAGTTCCATGATGCTTTTACCACAAGTAGTATCACAAGTGTTATATCCGAAGATAGTTGAACTCGTAAGTAAAGAAAAATATTTAGAAATCAAAAAAATATTTTGGAGAGTGAATGGAGCACTAGCAATATTTATCGGTCTTATGGTAATTGCTGGTTTTTTTATATTCCCTTTATTTATAAAATATGTTATGCCAGAGTATGAAGGGGGAATAAAAGCTGGACAAATTTTAATTTTAGGTATTTACCCCTTTACAATGGTAAGTGTTGCAGCTAATTATTTTAATTCAACAAACAACCAAAAAATATATATAGGAATTCTAATCGCTGTTATTATCATAAATTTCATTTTAAGTATTCTATTTTTATTTATAAAGTATGATATTACTTCCGTTGCAACTGCTACT